The Paenibacillus sophorae genome has a segment encoding these proteins:
- a CDS encoding penicillin-binding transpeptidase domain-containing protein: MIKRIKLRTLFIGGCITLFFLVLVGRVFYIQVLQGDFWQKEAAKTWAHTTIIKAQRGEITDRNGSVLASDVPAYTVVVEPKVIHEQGIRDEVIQGLHEILNKPVSELEELVDSKDKDGNLNKNREVRNEGWKVDQEVADKITEFGKKLEKEHDIRETGIGFVKDQKRYYPKNSLAAHILGYTDRDGNAVAGLEYFYDKLLKGTNGSLNYQSDGKGVKLPDAAETYKPVVNGDSLKLTIDSTIQYYIEDAMKEAYTEYQPKSMTVIAADPNTMEILGMANLPTFNPNEYWATKNQGDFYNHAIKSIYEPGSTFKIVTLAGTVQEKLFDPNAKFQSGYIMIGRRRLNDMRGGWGRITYLDGVKHSSNVGFVKLGYEMLGKDRLKQYIENFGFDQKTGIDLPGEAKGVLTPQYDVEYATLAYGHGKVQVTPIQQLAAVSAVANGGKLMKPYVVKEINDPNTGKATVTKPEVVRQVISAESAKQTSIYLEQVVADQKIGTGRHAYIEGYRVAGKTGTAVKVVNGEYDYTKNVVSFIGYAPVNDPKIAVIVIVDDPKTELGGGGVAAPIFKKIVSQSLEYMGVPKVYANDKNGKKSGDDAVAARTAPNMVGQTMKSAREQLLDQGFDFESVGGGPAVVSQYPSPGTALSSGQKVYLLSEQGDKPTIPDLRGESLRDALEVLSLLKVGIQVSGEGYVTVQKESVNNGKTQVALTLMPNKQDAKDTEAASGEATGPNAESASEPKPDINSKQNAASSN; encoded by the coding sequence ATGATAAAAAGAATAAAGCTTCGGACGCTGTTCATAGGGGGATGTATTACCCTCTTTTTTCTTGTTCTGGTCGGACGGGTTTTCTATATTCAGGTGCTTCAAGGGGATTTTTGGCAAAAAGAAGCCGCGAAGACTTGGGCGCACACAACAATTATCAAAGCCCAGCGCGGAGAAATTACAGATCGCAACGGAAGTGTTCTTGCCAGCGACGTGCCCGCTTATACAGTGGTCGTGGAGCCGAAAGTGATCCATGAACAGGGTATCCGGGACGAGGTGATCCAAGGACTGCATGAGATATTGAACAAGCCGGTTTCGGAACTCGAAGAACTGGTCGATTCGAAGGACAAGGACGGCAATTTAAATAAGAACCGCGAGGTGCGCAACGAGGGCTGGAAGGTCGATCAGGAAGTGGCTGACAAGATTACCGAGTTCGGGAAGAAGCTGGAGAAGGAGCATGATATCCGCGAAACCGGCATCGGCTTTGTCAAGGACCAGAAACGCTATTATCCCAAAAACTCACTGGCCGCTCATATTCTTGGATATACGGACCGTGACGGCAACGCCGTAGCCGGACTTGAATATTTCTACGACAAGCTGCTTAAGGGCACCAATGGCTCTCTTAACTATCAGAGCGACGGCAAGGGTGTTAAGCTGCCCGATGCGGCAGAGACGTATAAGCCGGTCGTCAACGGCGATAGCCTGAAGCTGACAATCGACAGTACGATCCAGTATTATATCGAAGATGCAATGAAAGAAGCCTACACGGAATACCAGCCGAAGAGCATGACAGTGATAGCGGCTGATCCCAATACGATGGAAATTCTGGGAATGGCCAATCTGCCGACCTTCAATCCCAATGAATACTGGGCGACTAAGAACCAGGGGGATTTCTACAACCATGCGATCAAGTCCATCTACGAACCGGGTTCGACATTTAAAATTGTGACGCTGGCGGGCACGGTGCAGGAGAAGCTGTTCGATCCGAACGCAAAGTTTCAGTCGGGCTACATCATGATCGGAAGACGGCGTCTTAATGATATGCGTGGAGGTTGGGGGAGAATTACCTATCTGGATGGCGTGAAGCATTCCAGTAACGTGGGTTTTGTCAAGCTGGGCTATGAGATGCTGGGAAAAGATAGACTGAAACAATACATTGAAAATTTCGGCTTCGACCAAAAGACGGGAATTGATCTTCCCGGAGAAGCCAAGGGAGTGCTCACGCCGCAGTATGACGTGGAATACGCGACACTTGCCTACGGTCACGGGAAGGTTCAGGTTACGCCGATCCAGCAGCTGGCCGCGGTGTCGGCGGTCGCCAACGGCGGCAAGCTGATGAAGCCATATGTGGTTAAGGAAATCAATGATCCGAATACCGGCAAGGCCACTGTCACAAAGCCGGAGGTGGTACGCCAGGTGATCTCGGCGGAGAGCGCCAAGCAAACTAGCATTTATCTGGAGCAGGTTGTCGCAGACCAGAAGATTGGCACCGGCCGGCATGCTTATATCGAAGGGTATCGGGTTGCCGGCAAAACCGGTACGGCGGTTAAGGTGGTCAACGGGGAGTATGACTACACCAAGAATGTGGTTTCTTTTATCGGCTACGCCCCGGTTAACGATCCGAAGATTGCAGTGATTGTCATCGTCGACGACCCCAAGACGGAACTCGGTGGCGGCGGGGTGGCGGCTCCGATATTCAAAAAGATCGTTTCCCAGTCTTTGGAGTATATGGGTGTCCCCAAAGTGTACGCGAATGACAAGAACGGAAAAAAATCCGGGGATGATGCGGTGGCGGCTCGCACTGCTCCGAACATGGTCGGCCAGACGATGAAATCCGCGAGAGAACAACTCCTTGACCAGGGCTTTGATTTCGAGAGTGTCGGAGGCGGTCCGGCAGTGGTCAGTCAGTATCCGTCCCCGGGTACGGCGCTGTCCTCCGGTCAGAAGGTATACCTGCTGAGCGAACAGGGCGATAAACCGACTATTCCCGATCTGCGCGGCGAATCGCTGCGTGACGCGCTTGAAGTACTCAGCCTGCTGAAGGTAGGCATCCAGGTCAGCGGAGAAGGGTATGTCACGGTACAGAAGGAATCCGTGAATAACGGAAAAACGCAAGTTGCGCTGACCCTTATGCCTAACAAGCAAGATGCAAAAGACACCGAAGCAGCCTCGGGGGAAGCGACCGGTCCGAATGCCGAATCGGCTTCCGAACCAAAACCGGATATAAACTCTAAGCAGAATGCCGCATCCTCGAACTAG
- the rsmH gene encoding 16S rRNA (cytosine(1402)-N(4))-methyltransferase RsmH, with protein sequence MFHHITVLKEEATEGLHVREDGIYVDCTLGGAGHSALIASRLGSQGRLIALDQDDWALDNAKEKLAAFGDKVILVKTNFRDLEEVLRALPMVPQKDGIPQVDGILFDLGVSSPQFDEGERGFSYNHDAPLDMRMDRGAELTAAEIVNTWPEQEIARVLFRYGEEKFSRRIAGKIVERRAVRPINSTGELADIIKEAIPAATRRTGGHPAKRSFQGLRIAVNDELGAFEEALHAAVRCLAPGGRVSVITFHSLEDRICKQILNSYVGRCTCPPDFPLCVCGGEGQMKLINRKPLTPGEEELTLNPRARSAKLRIAEKL encoded by the coding sequence TTGTTTCATCACATCACGGTTCTGAAGGAAGAAGCGACGGAGGGCTTACATGTCAGAGAAGACGGCATCTATGTGGATTGTACGCTCGGAGGAGCGGGGCACAGTGCCCTGATCGCTTCCCGCTTGGGGAGTCAGGGCCGGTTGATCGCGCTCGATCAGGATGACTGGGCTTTGGACAACGCCAAGGAAAAGCTGGCCGCCTTCGGAGACAAAGTTATCCTGGTCAAGACGAATTTTCGGGATTTGGAGGAAGTGCTGAGAGCGTTGCCTATGGTACCGCAGAAAGACGGCATCCCTCAGGTGGATGGTATCCTGTTCGATCTGGGCGTCTCTTCCCCGCAATTTGACGAAGGAGAGCGCGGCTTTAGCTATAACCATGACGCTCCGCTCGATATGCGGATGGACCGGGGTGCCGAATTGACCGCCGCGGAAATCGTAAACACCTGGCCCGAACAGGAAATCGCCCGTGTGCTGTTCCGGTATGGAGAGGAGAAGTTCTCCAGGCGGATTGCGGGAAAAATTGTGGAGCGGAGAGCAGTTCGTCCTATTAATAGCACGGGGGAACTAGCCGATATAATTAAAGAGGCAATTCCGGCCGCGACGCGCAGGACGGGCGGTCATCCCGCCAAACGAAGCTTTCAGGGGCTGCGCATTGCCGTGAACGACGAATTGGGCGCTTTTGAAGAGGCCCTTCACGCGGCTGTGCGGTGCTTGGCTCCCGGAGGCAGAGTTTCCGTGATTACGTTCCATTCCCTGGAGGACCGGATTTGCAAGCAAATCTTGAACAGCTATGTCGGCCGCTGTACGTGCCCGCCGGATTTTCCGCTATGTGTATGCGGAGGCGAAGGCCAGATGAAACTGATCAATCGCAAGCCGCTTACGCCTGGCGAAGAGGAGCTAACCTTGAATCCTCGCGCCCGCTCGGCCAAGCTGCGCATTGCAGAGAAATTGTAA
- the mraZ gene encoding division/cell wall cluster transcriptional repressor MraZ, whose product MFMGEYQHSIDDKGRIIIPAKFRELLGASFVATRGLDSCLFVYPMEEWAIMEQKLKSLPLMKSDARAFSRFFFSGATECQWDKQGRVTLPANLREYAKLNKDCVILGVSNRVEIWNKELWEQYFGQSEESFNEIAEKLVDFNFDL is encoded by the coding sequence ATGTTTATGGGGGAATACCAGCATAGCATTGACGATAAAGGCCGTATTATTATTCCGGCTAAGTTTCGTGAACTGCTCGGCGCCTCTTTTGTGGCCACCCGCGGACTCGATTCCTGCCTTTTCGTTTATCCCATGGAAGAATGGGCAATCATGGAACAAAAGCTGAAAAGTCTGCCGCTCATGAAGTCCGACGCCCGCGCGTTCAGCCGTTTCTTTTTCTCGGGAGCGACGGAATGCCAGTGGGACAAGCAGGGGAGGGTGACCCTTCCCGCTAATCTGCGAGAGTATGCAAAGCTGAACAAGGACTGTGTCATTCTGGGCGTATCGAACCGGGTGGAAATCTGGAACAAGGAGCTTTGGGAACAGTACTTCGGGCAGTCGGAAGAATCGTTCAACGAGATCGCCGAGAAGCTGGTGGATTTCAACTTTGATTTATAA
- a CDS encoding adenosylhomocysteinase: MSSLSKQNSIVADMSLAPEGHLKIDWVRQHMPVLNRIREQFETEQPFKGLKVSITLHLEAKTAYLAKVVQAGGAEVTITGSNPLSTQDDVCAALVEDGITVFAKYNPTPEEFKALNIKALESKPDLIIDDGGDFATLLHSERPDLMVNIRGGAEETTTGIIRLKALQKQGVLKFPMVAVNDAYCKHLFDNRYGTGQSAWDGIIRTTNLMVAGKTVVVVGYGWCGKGVAMRAKGLGANVVVTEVDAIKAVEAHMDGFHVMPMLEAAKLGDFFVTVTGNRYVIRGEHYDVMKDGAIMCNAGHFDVEVNKPELAERAVTQRVVRKNIEEYQLKDGRKLYLLAEGRLVNLGAADGHPAEIMDMTFALQALSLKYVNDSYEKIGVKVENVPYELDEQVARYKLESMGLGIDRLTPEQVAYLDSWNLNG; encoded by the coding sequence ATGAGTTCTCTATCCAAGCAAAATAGTATTGTTGCCGATATGTCGCTCGCTCCAGAGGGACATCTCAAAATTGACTGGGTTCGCCAGCACATGCCCGTGTTGAACCGTATTCGAGAGCAGTTCGAAACCGAGCAGCCGTTCAAAGGGTTGAAAGTATCCATTACGCTGCATTTGGAAGCCAAAACCGCCTACTTGGCCAAAGTCGTGCAGGCCGGCGGCGCGGAGGTAACGATTACTGGCTCGAACCCTCTCTCCACGCAGGACGACGTATGCGCCGCGCTGGTCGAAGACGGGATTACCGTATTTGCCAAATACAATCCGACACCCGAGGAATTCAAGGCGCTCAACATTAAGGCGCTGGAAAGCAAGCCTGACCTCATTATCGACGATGGCGGCGACTTTGCGACGCTGCTGCATTCCGAGCGGCCCGATCTGATGGTGAACATCCGGGGCGGTGCGGAGGAGACAACGACCGGTATTATCCGGCTGAAGGCTCTGCAGAAGCAGGGCGTGCTGAAATTCCCGATGGTTGCCGTCAACGATGCATACTGCAAGCATCTGTTCGATAACCGCTACGGCACCGGTCAGTCCGCTTGGGACGGCATTATCCGTACGACCAATCTGATGGTTGCGGGCAAGACGGTCGTGGTTGTCGGTTACGGATGGTGCGGCAAAGGCGTCGCCATGCGGGCCAAGGGACTTGGCGCGAACGTAGTCGTCACGGAAGTCGATGCGATTAAGGCGGTTGAAGCGCATATGGACGGGTTCCATGTGATGCCGATGCTGGAAGCGGCCAAGCTGGGCGATTTCTTTGTTACCGTAACAGGCAACCGTTACGTCATCCGGGGCGAGCATTACGATGTGATGAAGGACGGGGCCATTATGTGCAACGCCGGTCATTTCGATGTGGAGGTCAACAAACCGGAGCTTGCGGAGAGAGCGGTAACGCAGCGCGTTGTCCGTAAAAATATCGAGGAATACCAGCTTAAGGACGGACGCAAGCTGTACCTGTTGGCTGAGGGACGGCTGGTCAACTTAGGCGCGGCGGACGGACATCCGGCGGAAATTATGGACATGACGTTTGCCCTTCAGGCGCTCTCTCTGAAATATGTAAATGACAGCTACGAAAAAATCGGCGTCAAGGTCGAGAATGTTCCTTATGAGCTGGACGAGCAGGTTGCCCGCTACAAGCTGGAAAGCATGGGGCTGGGCATTGACCGCTTGACACCCGAGCAGGTTGCGTATTTGGACAGCTGGAATCTGAATGGATAA
- the bshC gene encoding bacillithiol biosynthesis cysteine-adding enzyme BshC: protein MNVVPEPLPGGPALAQGFMHSYETVAHLYGGDFLMHENKRQRAVWLDQSESLRADRSKLAEVLRAYNSRYNNHEKVRISLDLLEQPETLVVAGGQQSGLFTGPLLVIYKAVTAILAAQEASRELDRPVVPIFWIAGEDHDWDEVNHTYVLNRSGEVTKLRIEYPDAGHSSVSHIEVEEEHWRRPLEQLEELLQESEFKAEMMELMRAAAAGGSMCGAFAEIMGSLFGKYGLVLLDSADPALRRLEQPFFRSLIENNDTLEASYHKTAADIKEGGFQLQADVTAGGANLFYIHEGARLLLLKKDGIFTDRKGTVSFSREELLDLLDRHPERFSNNVLTRPLMQDYLLPVLATVLGQGEISYWGITGRAFAHMGLRMPLIIPRMSFTIVEGTLHKHLEKYGLTFADVQGGLEDKKRQWLEAQDELELGRRFEEAKAAFTAMYEPLIEQIGTVQAGLIKLGGSNKEKILDQISFLQNKVQDAMAKQNDAALRQWERIERSLMPLGRLQERVYNIIYYLNRYGLSWLDGLMELPTDYSGTHRIIYM from the coding sequence ATGAATGTTGTACCTGAGCCGCTGCCGGGCGGACCGGCGCTTGCCCAAGGGTTTATGCACAGCTATGAAACGGTCGCCCATTTATATGGCGGTGATTTTCTTATGCATGAGAACAAGAGGCAGCGAGCCGTTTGGCTGGATCAAAGCGAGAGCCTCCGGGCTGACCGCAGCAAGCTTGCGGAAGTGCTGCGGGCCTATAACTCAAGGTATAATAACCACGAGAAGGTAAGGATATCGCTCGATCTGCTGGAACAGCCGGAGACACTGGTCGTTGCCGGTGGACAGCAAAGCGGCCTGTTTACAGGCCCGCTTCTTGTTATCTATAAAGCGGTCACGGCTATTCTTGCCGCACAAGAAGCGAGCCGGGAGCTGGACCGGCCGGTTGTGCCTATTTTCTGGATTGCTGGCGAGGACCACGACTGGGATGAGGTTAATCATACATATGTGCTGAACCGGTCGGGGGAAGTAACGAAATTGAGAATCGAGTATCCGGATGCGGGACATTCTTCGGTCAGCCATATTGAAGTGGAAGAGGAGCATTGGCGTCGCCCGCTTGAACAACTGGAAGAGCTGCTTCAGGAGAGTGAATTTAAGGCGGAAATGATGGAGCTCATGCGGGCCGCCGCCGCAGGCGGCAGCATGTGCGGCGCTTTTGCAGAAATTATGGGTTCGCTGTTCGGTAAATACGGTCTGGTGCTGCTGGATTCCGCGGACCCCGCGCTGCGGCGGCTGGAGCAACCGTTCTTCCGCTCATTGATCGAGAACAATGATACTCTTGAAGCTTCTTACCATAAGACAGCCGCCGACATTAAGGAGGGAGGATTTCAGCTTCAGGCCGATGTGACGGCTGGCGGAGCAAATCTTTTTTATATCCATGAAGGCGCGCGGCTGCTGCTGCTCAAAAAGGATGGAATATTCACCGACCGCAAAGGCACTGTCTCTTTCTCCCGCGAGGAGCTGCTGGATCTTCTGGACCGGCACCCCGAACGATTCAGCAACAATGTGTTGACCCGGCCGCTTATGCAGGATTATCTTCTGCCTGTATTGGCAACGGTGCTTGGACAAGGCGAGATCTCATACTGGGGGATTACCGGCCGGGCGTTTGCGCATATGGGGCTGCGGATGCCGCTGATCATTCCCCGCATGTCTTTTACTATCGTGGAGGGCACGCTGCACAAGCATCTGGAGAAATATGGACTGACTTTCGCCGATGTCCAAGGTGGACTGGAAGACAAGAAGCGGCAGTGGCTTGAAGCGCAGGATGAGCTTGAGCTTGGCAGAAGGTTCGAGGAGGCGAAAGCCGCTTTTACCGCTATGTACGAGCCTCTTATCGAACAAATCGGCACGGTCCAGGCCGGACTCATCAAGCTGGGCGGCAGCAACAAGGAGAAAATACTGGATCAGATTTCATTCTTGCAAAATAAAGTGCAGGACGCGATGGCGAAACAGAATGACGCCGCACTGCGGCAGTGGGAGCGGATTGAACGTTCGCTTATGCCGCTGGGTAGACTCCAGGAACGAGTTTACAATATCATCTATTATTTGAACAGATATGGCCTATCCTGGCTGGACGGGCTGATGGAGCTCCCCACAGATTACAGCGGGACGCACCGCATTATCTATATGTAA
- a CDS encoding ATP-binding cassette domain-containing protein, with protein MLSKQLIEVEGLKKYFNVGKGKVLRAVDNINFSIREGETLGMVGESGCGKTTAGRTVLRLYEPTAGSVKFNGTDIYKLSPGKMKAMRRDMQMIFQDPYASLNPRFTVSDIIGEALDIHNMAGSRAERKKRIEELLDMVGLNHDHATRYPHEFSGGQRQRIGIARALAVNPKFIVCDEPISALDVSIQAQVVNLLKELQSRLGLTYLFIAHDLSMVKHISDRVAVMYLGKMVELAESEELYANPLHPYTKTLLSAIPIPDPEIEVNKKRLHFHDELSSPIYSADEKTNEEETKLVEVSKGHWVAKAYA; from the coding sequence ATCTTGAGCAAACAACTGATTGAGGTGGAAGGCCTCAAGAAATATTTCAATGTAGGCAAAGGCAAGGTGCTCAGAGCGGTCGATAATATCAACTTCTCGATCCGCGAAGGGGAGACGCTCGGAATGGTGGGCGAGTCCGGCTGCGGAAAAACGACCGCGGGCCGCACGGTCCTTCGTCTGTACGAACCGACCGCTGGCAGCGTTAAGTTTAACGGTACGGACATTTACAAACTGTCTCCAGGGAAAATGAAAGCTATGCGCCGTGACATGCAGATGATCTTCCAGGACCCTTACGCGTCGCTCAACCCGCGCTTTACGGTTTCGGATATTATCGGCGAAGCGCTGGATATTCATAATATGGCCGGAAGCCGTGCTGAACGGAAGAAACGGATCGAGGAACTGCTCGATATGGTCGGACTTAACCATGACCATGCAACGCGGTATCCGCATGAATTCTCCGGCGGCCAGCGCCAGCGGATCGGAATTGCCCGCGCGCTTGCGGTTAATCCGAAATTCATCGTCTGCGATGAACCGATTTCAGCGCTTGACGTGTCGATTCAGGCTCAGGTCGTCAACCTGCTGAAAGAGCTGCAGAGCCGTCTGGGTCTTACTTATCTGTTCATTGCGCATGATTTGTCCATGGTTAAGCATATCAGCGACCGTGTAGCGGTTATGTACTTGGGCAAAATGGTCGAGCTAGCCGAAAGTGAAGAGCTGTACGCCAACCCGCTTCATCCGTATACCAAAACGCTGTTGTCGGCCATTCCGATTCCCGATCCAGAAATCGAGGTCAACAAGAAGCGGCTGCATTTTCATGATGAGCTTTCCAGCCCGATCTATTCGGCTGATGAGAAGACCAATGAAGAAGAGACGAAGCTGGTTGAGGTTTCGAAAGGCCACTGGGTAGCCAAGGCATACGCCTAA
- a CDS encoding ABC transporter ATP-binding protein translates to MDPILQVKDLQVSFFVKGGEVQAVRGMNFEIGKGETVAIVGESGSGKSVTAQSIMRLIPTPPSKVKKGEIIFQGQDLLKKSIKEMEAIRGKDIGMIFQDPMTSLNPTIKVGKQITEVLIKHQKMSAAEATKQGIEMLKLVGIKNAEARFNQYPHEFSGGMRQRVMIAIALACRPALLIADEPTTALDVTIQAQIMDVMKDMQQKLGTSIILITHDLGVVAGMCDRVIVMYAGEVVETGTRWEIFKNPQHPYTKGLLRSMPRLDQKKGEPLIPIVGTPPDLIKPPIGCPFTARCSEAMAICERIDPGTTEFSDTHTARCWNLHPMAKEVQQS, encoded by the coding sequence ATGGACCCGATTTTACAAGTAAAAGATTTGCAAGTTTCGTTTTTTGTAAAGGGCGGTGAAGTACAGGCCGTCCGTGGTATGAACTTCGAGATCGGCAAAGGGGAGACGGTAGCGATCGTCGGCGAGTCTGGCAGCGGAAAGAGCGTTACCGCTCAATCGATTATGCGGCTGATCCCAACGCCGCCATCGAAAGTGAAGAAGGGCGAAATTATTTTCCAGGGACAGGATCTTCTCAAGAAAAGCATTAAAGAAATGGAAGCTATTCGCGGCAAAGACATTGGCATGATATTTCAAGACCCGATGACCTCTCTTAACCCCACGATCAAAGTGGGCAAGCAAATCACGGAAGTATTGATCAAACATCAGAAAATGTCAGCGGCCGAAGCGACCAAGCAGGGCATTGAAATGTTGAAGCTTGTCGGCATCAAGAATGCCGAGGCCCGCTTTAATCAATATCCCCATGAATTTTCCGGCGGTATGCGGCAGCGGGTTATGATCGCGATTGCCCTTGCCTGCCGTCCGGCGCTGCTCATTGCGGACGAGCCGACAACGGCGCTCGACGTAACGATCCAGGCACAAATCATGGACGTTATGAAGGATATGCAGCAAAAGCTCGGCACCTCCATTATTCTGATCACGCATGACCTTGGCGTTGTAGCCGGCATGTGCGACCGGGTGATCGTCATGTATGCGGGTGAAGTGGTGGAAACGGGAACGAGATGGGAAATTTTCAAAAACCCTCAGCACCCGTATACGAAAGGTCTGCTTCGTTCGATGCCTCGTCTGGACCAGAAGAAAGGCGAGCCATTGATTCCGATCGTCGGCACGCCGCCCGATCTGATCAAACCGCCGATCGGCTGCCCATTCACCGCGCGCTGCAGCGAAGCAATGGCGATCTGCGAAAGAATTGATCCGGGCACTACGGAATTCAGCGATACGCATACGGCGCGCTGCTGGAATCTGCACCCGATGGCCAAGGAGGTGCAACAATCTTGA
- a CDS encoding ABC transporter permease codes for MASEQHTVSSGVNLKPEDFRKIGVDEKQAEVIQRESLSAWQDAWQRLRQNKMAMASLGLLVLVIIGAIFGPHITKFNYYSNDLLNTNQPPNAEHWFGTDDLGRDMFVRTWYGARISLIVGLAAALIDLLIGVVYGGIMGFFGGRTDAIMNKISEVLYSIPYLLVVILLLVVLEPSLGTIILALTITGWINMSWIVRGEIMQLKNREYVLASRSMGAGSKRLLFKHLLPNAIGPIIVTVTLSVPNAIFAEAFLSFLGLGVQAPRASLGSMISDALTGWLAFPWRMLFPAILISVTMLAFNIFGDGLRDALDPKLKK; via the coding sequence GTGGCATCTGAACAACATACGGTTTCATCGGGCGTTAACCTGAAGCCTGAAGATTTCCGCAAGATCGGCGTGGACGAGAAGCAGGCGGAAGTGATTCAACGCGAAAGTCTGTCGGCCTGGCAGGACGCCTGGCAGCGGCTTCGGCAGAACAAAATGGCCATGGCCTCCCTGGGCCTTCTGGTATTAGTTATTATTGGCGCCATTTTCGGCCCGCATATCACCAAATTCAACTACTATTCCAATGATTTGCTAAACACCAACCAGCCGCCGAACGCCGAGCATTGGTTCGGCACCGATGACCTGGGCCGCGATATGTTCGTCCGCACCTGGTACGGGGCGCGGATTTCCTTGATCGTAGGTCTGGCCGCGGCCCTGATCGACCTTCTGATCGGGGTTGTATACGGCGGCATTATGGGATTCTTTGGCGGCCGTACGGACGCCATCATGAACAAGATTTCTGAAGTTCTGTATTCTATTCCATACCTGCTTGTCGTTATTTTGCTTCTGGTTGTGCTGGAGCCAAGCTTAGGGACGATCATCCTGGCGCTGACAATTACGGGCTGGATTAACATGTCGTGGATTGTGCGCGGCGAAATTATGCAGCTCAAGAACCGGGAGTATGTTCTGGCATCCCGTTCCATGGGAGCCGGTTCCAAACGCCTGCTGTTCAAGCATTTGCTGCCGAACGCTATCGGACCTATTATCGTAACGGTTACGCTGTCCGTTCCGAACGCGATCTTTGCGGAAGCCTTCCTGAGTTTTCTTGGACTCGGCGTACAAGCACCTAGAGCCTCGCTCGGTTCCATGATCAGTGACGCGCTGACCGGCTGGCTCGCATTCCCGTGGCGCATGCTGTTCCCGGCTATTCTGATCAGTGTGACCATGCTGGCCTTTAACATTTTTGGCGACGGACTTCGCGACGCACTTGACCCTAAACTGAAGAAATAG